In Thermoanaerobaculia bacterium, the genomic stretch GCCGGGATGGGCCCGTCGTGAGACGGAGAGAACCATGACTCCGGATACTTCTCGATCCAGCCGGGAATGCATGCCGATCGTGGCGTAAAATCCCTGGCTCTTCAGGTAGTCCCGGACTGCGGCGTAAACCGTTCCCTTATAGCGGGCATGCGTGGGTTGCGCTTCCACGCCGGGAGGCTTGTTGACAGCAAGCAAATCTCCATCATCCAGGAGGAGATCACCCGGATGGATCGAATATTTTGGTTTCAGCTCCCCGCCATCCATATAGACGGTATAGGTCTCGCCTTCTGAAACGGGACTGGCCACCCGACTCATACGCTTACGGTCCCGATGAACACCTCCCAGGGTAATGACCTGGCGCCACTCACGGCGGGAAAGGGCGGGATCGACGGACGCGAGAAACTGATCCAGCCGGAGGCCGGCCTGGTGGACGTCTACGCTGAAAGTGAGGATCTTCAACGCACGAGTACGTCAGAGGTGGAGGTAAACCCCGGCAAAGATTCCGGAGAAGGACCAATCAAAGGAATAGGCATCAATATCCATGTTCAGATCGTAGAGCTGTGCCCCGAGAAAGAGTCCGACTCCACTGAACAGGTCGACTCCGCCTTCTGCTCTCAGGAGGGTCCCACTGCCGTTATCTCCCCGTCCATAAAGGATCAGCGCGTCTCCGTACGCTTTGGTTCGTGGAGTCGTTGCCGTTACGGCAAGACCCACGGCAGGCATACCTGCATCCCTGGATACGGATTCATCCATGATCCCTATGGAGGTGTCCACTTTCTGGTAGGCAAGAACCCCTCCAACCTTCAAAAGGGCGGAACGGACAAAGAGGTAACGGTATTGAAGTTCCTGGTACTGGGCTTCCAGGGATGAATCCACTTCGGTTCCCAGAGGATAGAATGAATCTCCAAAGGAAAGATCGTTCGTCAAAATCCCGCTTTTATTAATGGACAGGTCCCAGCTCGTATAAGCCAGAACGTGTTTCTGGCCAAAGAGCCTGGCGGAAAAGAGTGTCGGGGAGTCACTGTCAAGGGCAAGATCGGAGGCAATATCGATGGCATCATTGAGGTCGGTTGTTACATCGCCGGACACATCGGGTTCCCATCGACCCAGCTGGATGTAAAGACCGGAAACCTGGGCCAGAACAAGACCTGTTGTGAAGATCAGCACGATCGTAAGGACGGAATGTTTCATTTCATCGTCTCCTTGACTTTTCTTTCCAGGGTCTTGTTTCCCTGGAAAAGCTTCAAAGCCTGCTGATACATTTCCCGGGCTTTGGTTTTCATTCCCTTTTCCATGAAGATGTCGCCCAGCATTTCGAGAACCTCTCCATCTTCAGGATGGGTTTCCAGGTACTCAGAAAGCTTCTGAACGGCCCGATGGTGCCACCGGGGATTCTGGATTTCAAGCCGTACAAGTCCTAGAAGGTAGTCCCTGTTTCGGGGATCGAAACGAAAGGCCTGATCCAACATCTGGTAGGCAATATAGTTTTCGCCGTGGGAAAGGTACTCCTGGGCCTTTTCATAGTTCTGCTGGGCAATCTGGAGTTGAAGCTGACGCTGATTCGACATGGCGGAAATGGTTTTGGAGGATTTTCCGAAGGTATTGTCATAGATTCGTTTACGATCGGTCCGCGAGAGAGTCTCGTAGGCATCTCGAATCGACGTGGTGATTGTGACGAGGTTGTGCTTCAGGTCCTGACTGCCGCCCCGGCTCGCGTTATCGGGATGGAACCGTTTGGCCAGATCAAGAAACTTATCCCGGACTTCCCGCTGTGTGGCCATCCTGGGAAGATCCAGAATCCGGTAAAAGTCCCCGGTTCTTACCCGCTCCAGTATCCTGGAGACTTCTTCCAGATATTCCCCCTCGCTTCCTTCATCATGTTCCTTCTGCAGGTTGAGTACATCGAGGGCATCCCGGCCAAACTCTTCCCTTCGATATTGCTCTTCCAGAGCTTCATCCTTTCGGACAAGCTCCAGAACCCCACAGGCTACAAGTCCGAAAAGCATTCGAACGATGAGATCCCGTTTGTCGGGAAAGAGACGGAGGTAGTCTCCCACGCGGGTAAAATCCTGAAGCCTGGAAATGTAAAAAAACTCCTCCGGGTAGAGAAGAAGCTCCTGAAAGAGGAGAAGGGGATCTCTTGAAAAGACAAGGTAGAGATCTTCACCGCCCAGAAGGACAAGCATTCTTTCCGTATCATTGAGATGGCGGCCGGCATGAAAGATCAGATTGGCGTTGGAGGTAAGAGGCTGTCCGATCTCCTGCTGCTCCATCTCCAGAAGGGAATAGGCTCCCTCCACGAGGAGGAGCGTCATGGAAAGGATCTGGGCGTGCAGATCGATCAGCGCCTGGCGGATCTTTTCCCGGGGAATGTCCTTTTCCCGCTCCACAAGGAAACCCAGTGGTCTTCCCTTTTCCGTCTTGGGGAGGAGTCGCTCAAGGGTCGCCCTGGTAAGAACACCCTTGGAAACAAGGTAGTGCCCGAACATGTGCTGGGGGTTGTCCGATTGTACATTGACGATGTTTCCGTGATTGATGATGATTTTACAGAGAAAGTCACTCTGACGTACGACCAGTTCTCCCGAGTGATTATGACGGTACATATGACGGAGGACCGTGGGCATGGGTTCAATGGAAAGGTGTCCTAACACCGTTGAGAGTATATCACACGGTCCTTTTTTCCCTGTCCTGTCGATCTGAAATGCCCTTGATCCTTCCCGGAGCCGGAATTCATTGGAGCAGGTCCGGAAAGAATCTGGGATAATGGTTTCATGATCCTCATCCTGATCCTGCTCTTCGCCGTTTCCATGGGCATCTTTGAAGCGGCCGTGGTCGTGTACCTCAGGGAGCTCTACTATCCCCTTGGATTTTCTTTCCCTCTAAAGGACATCGACAGCCTTGTTCTGCTCACGGAGATCGGCCGGGAAGCCGCTTCCCTTCTGATGATTGCGGTCACCGCCTGGTCTGCCGGACGGACCTTTATTCGAAGGATTGCCTATGTTTTGATCATCTTTGGAGTCTGGGACCTGGTCTATTACGGAATGTTAGCCCTGATCTTCGACTGGCCGAAGAGTCTGATGGATTGGGACATCCTCTTTCTCATTCCGGTACCGTGGGTGGCTCCGGTGCTGGCCCCTGTTCTTTCCGCCCTGGGATTGACCGTGATGGGTCTGATCCTGAACCGGCTGGACACCAGGGGGTATCTGGTCGATCTTACGCCCCGGGATTTCCTGGCTGCAGCCGTGGCTGCGGCTCCGGTTCTCGCAAGCTTTTTTGCTTCCACGCGCACGGTTGTTGACGGGAATTTTCCGGAAAGATATCCCTGGGCGCTCTTTTTCTCCGGCTTTATCTTTTCCTGGATCTACTTTATTGCTCGGATCCGGACCTGGACCCGGTCCTTCTGAATTCCAGGCTCGAGTTTCTTCTATTCAAAGTCAGGATCATCATCGACACCACCCGATCCACCTTCCGCCGCCAGGGACTGCAGGAAGGATTCCCCGACCAGGATATCCCTCGGCCTGGCTCCCTTCCCGGGTCCCACCACACCCCGGGCTTCCATGAGGTCAATCAATCGTGCCGCCCGGGTATATCCAACGCGGAGACGCCTCTGGAGATGGCTCGCTGAAGCCTGTTGTGACTGGATGACTTCACGTACCGCCTCGAAAAAGAGAGAATCATCCACTTCATCCTCTTCCCCGCGCATCGCCGGACCCTTTCGATCCGGAACAGGATGAGCCGTGACTTCATCCTGATACTCCGGCTTTTTCTGAGCCCGGATATATTTGCACACCCTGGCGACTTCCACTTCGCTCACGTAGGGACCATGCAGACGAACTTTTCGCGACGTTCCTGGAGGAATAAAGAGCATATCGCCGTCACCCAGCAGTTTTTCTGCCCCTATGGAGTCAAGAATGACCCGGCTGTTCGCTCCGGATGAAACGGTGTAGGCGACACGGGCGGGAATGTTGGCTTTGATCAATCCGGTAACCACATCCTTGTCCGGTCTCTGGGTGGCAAGGATGAGATGGATGCCGACGGCTCGGGCCATTTGCGCCAGGCGGATGATCAGATCCTCCACCTCCTTGCTGGCAACCATCAACATGTCCGCCAGTTCATCGATTACGATAACGATATAGGGCATGGGCTTCAGGCCCCGCTCTTCCCGGGACCTCTTCTGATAGGATGAGATGTTGCGAACCTGAGCTTCTGCAAGGATTTTGTACCGGGACTCCATTTCACTTACGGCCCAGGCAAGCGCCTGCGCGGCCTTCTTGGGGGAAGTGATTATCGGCGTTAGAAGGTGTGGAATGTTGTCGTACATCTTCATTTCCACCCGCTTGGGGTCCACCATGATAAATTTCACCTCGTCCGGCTTGGCCCGCAGGAGAACACTCATAATCATGGCATTGATCCCGACGCTCTTCCCCGACCCGGTCGTTCCGCCGATCAGCAGGTGCGGCATGATGGAGAGATCTGAAACAATGGGTTCTCCCCGCAGATCGACGCCCATGGCAAGGGTGAGGAGAGAGGGGGCCTTTGCAAATCCATCAAATTCCACGATGTCGCGCAGGCGGATCATCTGGCGGGACCGGTTGGGAACCTCGATTCCCACGGTCGATTTATTAGGGACCCTCTCAATTCGAATCGCCGTAGTCTGAAGCGCCAGGGCCAGATCATCCTGGTACCCCAGAATACGGGAAATTTTTATCCCTGCGGCCGGTTTAAACTCAAACACCGTGACAACGGGGCCGGGATTGATTCCGGCAATGGAACCGTTGATTTGAAATTCCGCAAGCTTGGCCTCGATCGCCTTTCCAAGCTGAACCAGCTGCTTTGCATCTTCCGATTGCCCTCTGTTTGAAGGATCCAGGAGGCCTGAAGGAGGGAGAACGTACTCATGACGGGATGGGGGGGCCAGGGAAAGCTGTTGAGGCGGAGCGGGAGCATGGGTCTGGGTCCTGTCCCGGTCCTTCACCGGTGCTTTCGTCTCCGCGGGCGGCGCCTGTGTCTGTCGACTGACCCTCCGCACTTTCAGATCTGCCGTTCCCTCCCGTTTTGTCACAATGATGCCGCTCTCCTCGAGACGTTCGTACTGCTTGTCGATGACCCGGGAACTCCTGGATTCCTGACGGTAGGAGGACATACGGCTTCGGAACCATTCTATGACACGTGCCGAAAGATCAGAAATCCGCCTGAAATATTCTGAGGGTCCCAGCGAGGTCCAGAAAAAGAGGCCAAGGAGCACAAAGAAGAGAAGAAAGATGGTGGCACCGGTTATGCCGATCAAGGAAACCATGAGATTCCGCACCGTTTCTCCAAACCAGCCGCCTGTCCGAATGATCTGTCCTCTCCAGTGAATATCGAGCAAAATCAGAGCCGAAAGAGCGGGAAGAAAGAGGACAAGGAGGCAGAACCCAAAAATTCGAAGCGGCACAAGCCGGCTTGCCGGGAGCAGGAACCATCGGATTCCGGTAACAAAGACGACGGCCGGAAAGATAAAGGATATCAGGCCGAAGACCTGAAAAAAGAGAGCAGATGTGGATGCCCCGATCGGCCCGAGGAGGTTGCTGTACGGCTCTCCGGCCGGTTGTGAATTAAGAATGGAAGGATCACCCGGATTGTGAGATACAAAAGCCAGGAGAAGAAAGAGACTCACGATGATAATCGTGAAACCAATGATTTCTCTGAAAAATTTATCGGATTCCATGAACGATGAGCATGCCTCCGGCAACTATTATGCAATAGAGGGAAAAACCTTGCAAATTCAACCGTTTCACCATGGGAACAAAGAGAGCCAGGGCAAGGAATCCCGTCAGGAATGTAACCAGGAATGAGGAGAGGTAGAGAACAGGATCGACCGATGAAAGTGCCACACCGGTTTTGAGAATTTCGTAACCCGACGCCGCAAGGATGACGGGGATCGCTGCGATAAAGGTATATCGTGCCGCCTCTTCACGATCGAGTCCTGCGGCCAGGCAGGCCACAACGGTCAGACCCGAACGGGACAGCCCGGGAAAAACGGCGCATCCCTGGGCGAGTCCGATCAGAGCAGCCCGGACAGGGGTCATTTTCGCCGGCAACTCCCGTTGAGGCAATCGGGACGCAAGGGCTAAGACAAGTCCGGTGACCATAAGGTTTCCGGCGACCCACGGCATGGTGTGAAAGGCCACTTCGGCAACGTCGTGAAGAAGAAGCCCCAGACCACCCGTTACTGCCGTCGTGATGACCAGAGGGATCAGGCCTCTGGGTGTAAGATAGCGTGCGAGATCCTTTCGGTAGTAAAGAAGGATGGCCACCATTGTGGCGAGGTGGAGCCAGAGATCGAAGAGCAGGCCGGTCTGTTGAAAGTCGGGGAGAAGCATCTGTACAAAAGCCAGATGTCCGCTGGACGAAACGGGAAAAAATTCCGTCAGCGCCTGAACCAGGCTTAAAAGAAGTGCCGAGGGCAGAGTCATGAATGAACCTCCGCTTTCACAAAGAGTCGCTGGTAATGCCCGGGGGATACCATTCCCGGGCGGCATGCCGGATCAATCCCGGAAGATGCAAGGTCAAACCCTTTCAGGTTATTGCCGAGGGTCTTCCGGGGATGGGCGAAGCAACGATAAAGGAAGGACGCAAATTTTTCATAGGGATAGGGTACGTCGGGTATTCCCGAAAAAACCACCACGGCGGAATCGACCTTCGGAGGCGGATGGAACGCACCGGGAGGAAGAATCAAAGCCCGGCAGACTCTTGCATAGGTCTGGCAAAGGACGGAAAGGGATCCGTAGGGCCGGGTTCCCGGACTCGCACAGATTCGATCCGCCACCTCTTTCTGAAAGGCAAAGACGGCACAACGGACATGGCAGAGATGGGGAAGGTACCGTTGCAGGATGGCTGTTGCAACGTAGTAGGGTAAATTTCCAAGGATGGCCGTGATCTTTCTGTGGACAAGGAAGGCATGAATATCTTCCGGTACCTCCATGGCATCTCCGGCGATCACCTCAACACCCGGAAGCGACGCCTCTTCGACCAGGCCGGGATCCCTCTCAATGGCCACTACGGGGACTCCACGTGCAGACAGGTGACGGGTCAACGCTCCGCCACCGGGACCGATTTCCAGGATCGAATCTCCCGGTTGAAGCTCCAGAAGATCAATGAACCTCCTGGCAAGTCCCTGACTTGATAAAAAGTGCTGTCCCATGATTCGGCCCCTGGGGGATTTAGCCCGCATATTTCATACCCGGTGCGCGGCGAGGGGGGAAAGATGGCTGAAAATGGAAAGAAACCGAGTGAAAGACATCGGTGACACGGCCACAGCCTGCGTTGAGGGTTTGTACATGAGTTCGACGTATCAGCAGGGGATATGACCCCATTCGGTCGCATGAATGGGGATCGTGTCTCAATACGCGCAGATGAAAGCAGATGGCTGCGTATCGCTCGCCATGACTTCCACCTGCCGGGTTCCTCAGGAAACAGCCCGGGGTGTCAGGCAGTTGCGGGAATATTCGCCTCCGCAGCCGCAGGGTGCGTGAGAAATACGGGCTGAACATGGTTCCTATTGTACCGCGACACGGACTCGCTTCAGTGATCCTCCTGCGTTGCGTCCCTGAATCCTTCCCCGAGGAGGAAAAAGCTCATCAC encodes the following:
- a CDS encoding DnaJ domain-containing protein; this encodes MPTVLRHMYRHNHSGELVVRQSDFLCKIIINHGNIVNVQSDNPQHMFGHYLVSKGVLTRATLERLLPKTEKGRPLGFLVEREKDIPREKIRQALIDLHAQILSMTLLLVEGAYSLLEMEQQEIGQPLTSNANLIFHAGRHLNDTERMLVLLGGEDLYLVFSRDPLLLFQELLLYPEEFFYISRLQDFTRVGDYLRLFPDKRDLIVRMLFGLVACGVLELVRKDEALEEQYRREEFGRDALDVLNLQKEHDEGSEGEYLEEVSRILERVRTGDFYRILDLPRMATQREVRDKFLDLAKRFHPDNASRGGSQDLKHNLVTITTSIRDAYETLSRTDRKRIYDNTFGKSSKTISAMSNQRQLQLQIAQQNYEKAQEYLSHGENYIAYQMLDQAFRFDPRNRDYLLGLVRLEIQNPRWHHRAVQKLSEYLETHPEDGEVLEMLGDIFMEKGMKTKAREMYQQALKLFQGNKTLERKVKETMK
- a CDS encoding DNA translocase FtsK; translation: MESDKFFREIIGFTIIIVSLFLLLAFVSHNPGDPSILNSQPAGEPYSNLLGPIGASTSALFFQVFGLISFIFPAVVFVTGIRWFLLPASRLVPLRIFGFCLLVLFLPALSALILLDIHWRGQIIRTGGWFGETVRNLMVSLIGITGATIFLLFFVLLGLFFWTSLGPSEYFRRISDLSARVIEWFRSRMSSYRQESRSSRVIDKQYERLEESGIIVTKREGTADLKVRRVSRQTQAPPAETKAPVKDRDRTQTHAPAPPQQLSLAPPSRHEYVLPPSGLLDPSNRGQSEDAKQLVQLGKAIEAKLAEFQINGSIAGINPGPVVTVFEFKPAAGIKISRILGYQDDLALALQTTAIRIERVPNKSTVGIEVPNRSRQMIRLRDIVEFDGFAKAPSLLTLAMGVDLRGEPIVSDLSIMPHLLIGGTTGSGKSVGINAMIMSVLLRAKPDEVKFIMVDPKRVEMKMYDNIPHLLTPIITSPKKAAQALAWAVSEMESRYKILAEAQVRNISSYQKRSREERGLKPMPYIVIVIDELADMLMVASKEVEDLIIRLAQMARAVGIHLILATQRPDKDVVTGLIKANIPARVAYTVSSGANSRVILDSIGAEKLLGDGDMLFIPPGTSRKVRLHGPYVSEVEVARVCKYIRAQKKPEYQDEVTAHPVPDRKGPAMRGEEDEVDDSLFFEAVREVIQSQQASASHLQRRLRVGYTRAARLIDLMEARGVVGPGKGARPRDILVGESFLQSLAAEGGSGGVDDDPDFE
- a CDS encoding undecaprenyl-diphosphate phosphatase; this encodes MTLPSALLLSLVQALTEFFPVSSSGHLAFVQMLLPDFQQTGLLFDLWLHLATMVAILLYYRKDLARYLTPRGLIPLVITTAVTGGLGLLLHDVAEVAFHTMPWVAGNLMVTGLVLALASRLPQRELPAKMTPVRAALIGLAQGCAVFPGLSRSGLTVVACLAAGLDREEAARYTFIAAIPVILAASGYEILKTGVALSSVDPVLYLSSFLVTFLTGFLALALFVPMVKRLNLQGFSLYCIIVAGGMLIVHGIR
- the rsmA gene encoding 16S rRNA (adenine(1518)-N(6)/adenine(1519)-N(6))-dimethyltransferase RsmA; this encodes MGQHFLSSQGLARRFIDLLELQPGDSILEIGPGGGALTRHLSARGVPVVAIERDPGLVEEASLPGVEVIAGDAMEVPEDIHAFLVHRKITAILGNLPYYVATAILQRYLPHLCHVRCAVFAFQKEVADRICASPGTRPYGSLSVLCQTYARVCRALILPPGAFHPPPKVDSAVVVFSGIPDVPYPYEKFASFLYRCFAHPRKTLGNNLKGFDLASSGIDPACRPGMVSPGHYQRLFVKAEVHS